A genome region from Portunus trituberculatus isolate SZX2019 chromosome 40, ASM1759143v1, whole genome shotgun sequence includes the following:
- the LOC123515968 gene encoding microtubule-associated protein RP/EB family member 1-like isoform X3: protein MAVNVFSTSATTENLSRHDMLNWVNDCLQSNFVKVEELCTGAAYCQFIDMLFPGSVMLKKIKFNTNLEHEYINNFKILQYAFKRLQVDKIVPVDKLIKGKFQDNFEFLQWFKKFFDANYGGQEYDALGARQGEHLGGKGGGLRKPAAPTMRPAAPIRQAPAVGSRQTPSRIASRPAVNSRSPAGSNAQVEELSSQLMDLRLTVTGLEKERDFYFGKLREIEVLCQDEGENNESNEFVTKVLDILYATEGSSAENPDTFTENLPDQSQDGFAAPEDVEDVPPPPEEEEY from the exons ATGGCAGTGAACGTATTTTCCACAAGTGCAACGACTGAAAACCTGAGTCGCCATGATATGCTGAACTGGGTCAATGATTGCCTCCAGTCCAACTTTGTCAAGGTTGAGGAGCTGTGCACCGGTGCGGCCTACTGCCAGTTCATAGACATGCTCTTCCCGG GATCTGTTATGCTAAAGAAGATCAAATTCAACACAAACCTTGAACATGAGTATATTAACAACTTCAAAATCCTGCAATATGCCTTCAAGAGACTCCAGGTTGACAAG atTGTTCCTgttgataaactgataaagggaAAATTCCAGGACAATTTTGAATTCCTGCAG TGGTTCAAAAAGTTCTTTGATGCCAACTATGGAGGGCAAGAATATGATGCCCTCGGAGCAAGACAAGGTGAGCACCTTGGTGGCAAGGGAGGCGGCCTGAGAAAGCCAGCTGCTCCTACCATGCGGCCAGCAGCACCTATCCGCCAAGCTCCTGCCGTGG GCTCCCGCCAAACACCCTCCCGCATTGCCTCTCGTCCAGCAGTAAACAGTCGTTCCCCTGCAGGTAGCAATGCACAAGTAGAAGAGCTCTCCAGTCAG CTTATGGACCTGAGATTGACAGTGACTGgattggaaaaagaaagagacttcTATTTTGGCAAACTAAGAGAAATTGAAGTTTTGTGTCAGGATGAGGGTGAGAATAACGAAAGTAACGAATTTGTGACCAAGGTGTTGGACATCTTGTATGCCACAGAG GGTAGTTCTGCAGAGAATCCAGACACCTTTACTGAGAACCTTCCAGACCAATCACAG GATGGATTTGCTGCCCCTGAAGATGTGGAGGATGTCCCCCCACcccccgaggaggaggagtactaa
- the LOC123515968 gene encoding microtubule-associated protein RP/EB family member 1-like isoform X1, with product MTAGSGGGSVSLVGGVALYPCILVGLLVPVLVPPSKFLCALLSWSSCCWSICKAAMAVNVFSTSATTENLSRHDMLNWVNDCLQSNFVKVEELCTGAAYCQFIDMLFPGSVMLKKIKFNTNLEHEYINNFKILQYAFKRLQVDKIVPVDKLIKGKFQDNFEFLQWFKKFFDANYGGQEYDALGARQGEHLGGKGGGLRKPAAPTMRPAAPIRQAPAVGSRQTPSRIASRPAVNSRSPAGSNAQVEELSSQLMDLRLTVTGLEKERDFYFGKLREIEVLCQDEGENNESNEFVTKVLDILYATEGSSAENPDTFTENLPDQSQDGFAAPEDVEDVPPPPEEEEY from the exons ATGACAGCAGGGAGTGGCGGCGGAAGTGTCAGCCTTGTAGGGGGGGTGGCCTTGTATCCTTGTATCCTTGTAGGTCTCCTGGTGCCGGTGCTGGTGCCTCCTTCCAAATTCCTTTGCGCCTTGCTCTCCTGGTCCTCTTGCTGCTGGTCTATTTG CAAAGCAGCAATGGCAGTGAACGTATTTTCCACAAGTGCAACGACTGAAAACCTGAGTCGCCATGATATGCTGAACTGGGTCAATGATTGCCTCCAGTCCAACTTTGTCAAGGTTGAGGAGCTGTGCACCGGTGCGGCCTACTGCCAGTTCATAGACATGCTCTTCCCGG GATCTGTTATGCTAAAGAAGATCAAATTCAACACAAACCTTGAACATGAGTATATTAACAACTTCAAAATCCTGCAATATGCCTTCAAGAGACTCCAGGTTGACAAG atTGTTCCTgttgataaactgataaagggaAAATTCCAGGACAATTTTGAATTCCTGCAG TGGTTCAAAAAGTTCTTTGATGCCAACTATGGAGGGCAAGAATATGATGCCCTCGGAGCAAGACAAGGTGAGCACCTTGGTGGCAAGGGAGGCGGCCTGAGAAAGCCAGCTGCTCCTACCATGCGGCCAGCAGCACCTATCCGCCAAGCTCCTGCCGTGG GCTCCCGCCAAACACCCTCCCGCATTGCCTCTCGTCCAGCAGTAAACAGTCGTTCCCCTGCAGGTAGCAATGCACAAGTAGAAGAGCTCTCCAGTCAG CTTATGGACCTGAGATTGACAGTGACTGgattggaaaaagaaagagacttcTATTTTGGCAAACTAAGAGAAATTGAAGTTTTGTGTCAGGATGAGGGTGAGAATAACGAAAGTAACGAATTTGTGACCAAGGTGTTGGACATCTTGTATGCCACAGAG GGTAGTTCTGCAGAGAATCCAGACACCTTTACTGAGAACCTTCCAGACCAATCACAG GATGGATTTGCTGCCCCTGAAGATGTGGAGGATGTCCCCCCACcccccgaggaggaggagtactaa
- the LOC123515968 gene encoding microtubule-associated protein RP/EB family member 1-like isoform X2, producing MTAGSGGGSVSLVGGVALYPCILVGLLVPVLVPPSKFLCALLSWSSCCWSICKAAMAVNVFSTSATTENLSRHDMLNWVNDCLQSNFVKVEELCTGAAYCQFIDMLFPGSVMLKKIKFNTNLEHEYINNFKILQYAFKRLQVDKIVPVDKLIKGKFQDNFEFLQWFKKFFDANYGGQEYDALGARQGEHLGGKGGGLRKPAAPTMRPAAPIRQAPAVGSRQTPSRIASRPAVNSRSPAGSNAQVEELSSQLMDLRLTVTGLEKERDFYFGKLREIEVLCQDEGENNESNEFVTKVLDILYATEDGFAAPEDVEDVPPPPEEEEY from the exons ATGACAGCAGGGAGTGGCGGCGGAAGTGTCAGCCTTGTAGGGGGGGTGGCCTTGTATCCTTGTATCCTTGTAGGTCTCCTGGTGCCGGTGCTGGTGCCTCCTTCCAAATTCCTTTGCGCCTTGCTCTCCTGGTCCTCTTGCTGCTGGTCTATTTG CAAAGCAGCAATGGCAGTGAACGTATTTTCCACAAGTGCAACGACTGAAAACCTGAGTCGCCATGATATGCTGAACTGGGTCAATGATTGCCTCCAGTCCAACTTTGTCAAGGTTGAGGAGCTGTGCACCGGTGCGGCCTACTGCCAGTTCATAGACATGCTCTTCCCGG GATCTGTTATGCTAAAGAAGATCAAATTCAACACAAACCTTGAACATGAGTATATTAACAACTTCAAAATCCTGCAATATGCCTTCAAGAGACTCCAGGTTGACAAG atTGTTCCTgttgataaactgataaagggaAAATTCCAGGACAATTTTGAATTCCTGCAG TGGTTCAAAAAGTTCTTTGATGCCAACTATGGAGGGCAAGAATATGATGCCCTCGGAGCAAGACAAGGTGAGCACCTTGGTGGCAAGGGAGGCGGCCTGAGAAAGCCAGCTGCTCCTACCATGCGGCCAGCAGCACCTATCCGCCAAGCTCCTGCCGTGG GCTCCCGCCAAACACCCTCCCGCATTGCCTCTCGTCCAGCAGTAAACAGTCGTTCCCCTGCAGGTAGCAATGCACAAGTAGAAGAGCTCTCCAGTCAG CTTATGGACCTGAGATTGACAGTGACTGgattggaaaaagaaagagacttcTATTTTGGCAAACTAAGAGAAATTGAAGTTTTGTGTCAGGATGAGGGTGAGAATAACGAAAGTAACGAATTTGTGACCAAGGTGTTGGACATCTTGTATGCCACAGAG GATGGATTTGCTGCCCCTGAAGATGTGGAGGATGTCCCCCCACcccccgaggaggaggagtactaa
- the LOC123515972 gene encoding proteasome subunit beta type-2-like: protein MKFNTIFSCRVNVSVVYSPASHREFGHYSPSLSFHLSCTSSRAADMDLQCLIGMKFNDFVLMATDMSQLQRIMVQKSDDDKMYQLSSHLVMAVAGEAGDTTQFAEYIAKNIQLYKMRNGYELSPSAAVHFTRHTLATHLRSREPYTVNLLMGGYDPKTEAAELFYMDFLGASVPVNFYGFGYGGMFTLSITDREYRPDMTEDEAYELMKKCISEVKRRFIVNLPKFRVRLISKDGLKDLPVIVAEGEAA, encoded by the exons atgaagttcaATACAATATTTAGTTGCCGAGTGAATGTGAGTGTTGTTTACAGTCCTGCAAGTCACCGGGAGTTCGgccactactctcccagcctctcattCCACCTCTCCTGCACATCCTCACGCGCCGCAGACATGGATTTGCAGTGCCTTATTG GTATGAAATTCAATGACTTTGTACTGATGGCAACAGACATGAGTCAGCTCCAAAGAATCATGGTGCAGAAATCAG ATGATGACAAGATGTACCAGTTGTCAAGCCAcctggtgatggcagtggcagGTGAAGCAGGTGACACCACCCAGTTTGCAGAATACATTGCTAAGAACATCCAACTGTACAAGATGCGCAATGGTTATGAACTgtctccttctgctgctgtaCACTTCACCCGCCACACATTAGCCACACATCTTCGCTCTCGG GAACCTTACACAGTGAACCTTCTGATGGGAGGTTATGATCCAAAGACTGAAGCAGCAGAGTTGTTCTACATGGACTTCCTGGGTGCCTCAGTACCTGTCAATTTCTATGGGTTTGGGTATGGTGGCATGTTCACCTTGTCCATCACTGACAGGGAATATAGACCAG ACATGACTGAGGATGAGGCTTACGAACTCATGAAGAAGTGCATATCAGAGGTGAAGCGGAGATTTATTGTGAACTTGCCCAAGTTCCGGGTGCGACTCATCTCCAAGGATGGGCTGAAGGACCTACCTGTCATCGTTGCTGAAGGGGAGGCAGCATAG